TGGACCGGAGCCAGCCAACGGACACGACAGAGCCCACCTAGGAGGGAACGGGCAAGGGGCTGGTCACTAGGGCAGTGGGGCCTGGCAGAGACGCATGACCTTAAGGACAAGAGCCCGTGAGCTGCTCTGACGTGGGTTAAGATTACTCGTGGCGAGATGAAGGCAACATAAAAACCCAATCGTTAAATCTGTGTGAACTGGGGTAGATGACAGGAAAAGGacacttccttcttccctccgCAGCTAAGGAATTGAATGAACTGCACTAATAATAACTAGCCGCTTTAACAAGTTAAGTTCCAGGTTTTCCAAAGATCACTCTAGAAGGAAGCTGATGTCTGACCTAACAGCCAACACCTGGCGAGAGGTCCTGGAAGAAAAGGTGACTCTAGGCTCCATCCTAGGGAGCATTCTTCCTTCCCCTGTAGACGTCACATGGTCACCAAGTGACCTTAGGACTCAACTCGCTTCTTGGGCCTTCAGTCCTGAGAGGCTCTGAGCAAACTGGCCTCAGCGTCAAGTAGGCCTGACTTACTGGCTGCACGTGAAAGGACTGCATCATTTGGGGAGAATCCATATTATCTGCTTAAATGAGCGACAGACACAGAAACTGTAAGATGTGAGTAATTACGTTCTTGTGGTCCCTCGTCCTAAACTGGGAGTTCTTCAATACCCACCACATAAAACTTTTCACACAAAAggactgaaatattaaaaacaaacaattccaccccaccccccatattatcaaaaagaaccagtcaaGTCACAGCAGGTGGCATCACTTACTTTACAATGCGTCGTGCTGATGGGCAGGCCGATATTTGATGCAATTACCACAGTGAGGGCAGATGCCAGTTCGATACTGAAGCCGCTGTGGACACAGAAAGGTGACTTGTCGagaatgaaatttctttttttggtaagcTAACAATACCTCAAAGTTCAGGCCTTCTTCTATGCTCCACTCAGCGACAGCCGTCACTGCCCTCTTTAGTTGCTAGAACTCTTGAAATCTACTTTGCATCAAGCCATGCTATGTCTCTTGTCCCTCTCGTTTTAAGTTTTTCTGGAAGCCCATTACTAAGGTTCACACTTTTACTTTGAAGAATTTGGTAAACGTCACTCTTAGCTCCCAAAGTAACACCAATAAGGTCAAGCATACCTAGCAATTCATTCTTAGCACACCTTTCCTCAGAAAAGTTAAGGTTACGAGACCACTGGGGTTGAATTCATGAACACTGGACCAAAATCTATTTCAGGGCCAGAcaggaaacaaaacccaaaacgtCTGCAGCAATGACAGTAACACCAGAACTTACGAGCAGGTCGCTGGGCCCCAGCGCTGCACCTGAGGGCCGAGGCCAGCTCACCTGGAGGGCGTGATGGGCGTCAGGTCCTTGCCCATGGTCTGGATGACTCTCCGGCCCCAGACCCACAGGCCAATACAGATGCCGATGCCACCGTACAGCAGGAGCCAGATCGGGATGGCGACCTTTGGAGACACATCTCCCGTGTCATAAACCAAATACAGCGCAACCAGAGGGCCGATGGCGTTGCTGCAAGAAAGTGAGACCAGGATGACTTTCGGGCAGACCAGAGCCTGGCCAGTGCGTTTGCCGGGCGACTTACTGTTGTCTCGAGTGGAGCTTAAAGCTCACTTAGCAACAGGCCTGTGTCACAGGAAATGAACAGCCCACATGCATGAGGACAAAGGAAGGAGCACTGGTCAGAGCAGACGCCATGCACACACGTGGCCCGTGGCCCCCAGGGAGCCTAAAGCAAGTCTGGGAGCCAACGCACACTACAAACCACAGAAGTAACCACGGTCAGCGGCCTGCAGATCGATCCCACAGGGCAGTGATGGCACATTTTCCATCTTACATCCCAGAATTTATTAAAAGGAGCCAGGCCCTAGCCAAAAGGCAAAAGGCCCCTCTGAAAGCTCTCTGTGTCTACTATCCACAGGGACAGTTAAAAACGCTCTTTGTAATCGCTAGAGAAACACCTGACTGCCTGTCACTGTCAGCAAGTGTTAGGACCTCACGTGACCACGTCATGCAGTGTGCCATGCTGCCAGGAGCACCAAGCCACAAGCACAGCCTCTGGCCTTCAAAGGTGAGGCGTGTGAAAGCAGAATGAGCAGTGCTAAGCTCCAGCCACCGACCTGACGTCATTGCCACCGTGGGCGAACGAGCCGAAGCAGGCCGTGAGGATCTGCAGGAACTGGAAAAGGAGGGACACCTGCGGCCTGTCCTGGTCACTCCACTCCTCCAGAGAGCTGCCGCTCCCTTTCCTGTCGCCCAGACCCATCTCGGCCTTGGTGCTCACGTCCACATCAGAGGCCGAGCGGGTGTCGGACACGGCGTTGCAGTAGCTGGTGTAGCTGTCCATGCGGACTCGCTTCCTGCCGTCGGCGCTCGGCCACGTCAGCTTCTCCACCTCGTCAGCTCTGGGCTCGGCGTCCCTGGCGCGGAACGAGTCCAGGGGCATGCCGCAGATGGCCATGGTGTAGGACGTGTAGCTGTTGTTGCGCCTCAGGGGCTTGTCCCCCGAGTCCCCCATGCAGTCCCCCACCTTGGCGAGGTGCAGCTTGTGCAGCAGCTCCTTGTACAGGCCGGAGTCTTTGTGCACGGTGTGGTACTGCTGGTGGCCGCAGCTCATCTGGCTGCTGACGGCCTGGCTGAGCTGCACAAGGTCCCCGCCGGGCAGCCGCGCCACACCTGTCCAGGAGCAAACAGTACCACTCAGCGCCGAGCGCCGCGGGGCCCCACCGCCcgcctgcacagcacacaggcaccGCCTGCCCCGCTCACCATTCCCGGCCCCGTCCAGGCTGCTGTCCTCCTTCAGGTCCACGCTAGGAAGCCGCGGCCGCTCTGGCACCTCCTCCAAGTCCCCCAGCTTGAAGGACACCGTCCTCTCCTCCAGCACAGCCCGCAGGGGCACGGTGGCCGGCCCCACCTCGGGAGCAGGACTCCTGGTTTCCACGTCCCCAAGAGACACCTTGGCTTCTTCGTGGTCTTCTTTCaagctattctttttttccatcaagGGGCTTTCCGAAGGACTACACTTTATTTCTCCTGGAAAAGAAGGGTTTGGATTTGGTTTTCACCAAACTCAGTAGTTCCacatctccccttcccccctcaAAACAGGAACCCAGGCGAACTACACTGAAACTTCAGGACAATCTTCCTGTCTATTGTGTCTGCCACAGCTCGTCTGTCTTGGGAAGAAACTGTCAGGCAGGACACCCCGTCAGGGCTGCAATCTCTTTTGGTAACGGGCCAGACAGCAAAGGCTCTGTGGGCTCTGCTGGGTCCTCTTGTTCTGTACATCTCTTTGCAAACAGAAACCATGCTCAGATCCCTGCCCACCAGGGACTGGCAGACTGCAAATTTGGACTGCATCTagttcatgttttttaaaaatgaattcccCCTAAATCCCGTATTCTGAGTTCAAGCAAAGCAGCATAGCTCAGTGAAGGCAACCAAAGATGACAACTCGCACTGCCAGCTCCCTAATAGGTGTGCGCGCTCACGGTCCTAAACCCCACGCCAGGTGGGAATATGCTGCCTGCCCTGCCAGTGCCCAGTGTTTACAAGCCCATTTAGGCGTCAGCCGAGCCACAGGCAAGGACCCAGGACATCAGGGAGCCctatccttttaacatttctgactTTGCCAATCTAGcaaacagtgaatgtttacaggtggccaaacaaaaacaaataagcaggTTACTAGCTAAAACGTTGTGCTACAGGGTCACTTACGTTCGATTTTCCTCTTCATCCTGGGACATACAAAGAACCAGACGATAAGGGCACAGAGAAGCGCACATCCCACCGAGATGAGGACGGTGCCCCACACAGGAAGTCTGTCAAAGCCCAGCACTAGGAAATAAAAGGGTGCATCTTGAAAACCCCAGGGCCACAGCCCCTGCAGCACTGTGTAAACTCTCCTGGGGGGACTCGGGTCCCCAAGCCAGCTCCTCCCCCTTCCAGTGCTGCCATGCCAGTCTTAGGTCCACAGGACCTACTATGCTCATGGTTGCACAGATGTGGGAGCAAAATCCAGTCACCTGAAACCCACACCAGTCCAGCCCACTTGAAACACCTGCCAGACTGACATCTCCCAAGCTCCTTCACAAACTAGCTTTTATTTGCCTTGGATGGTGGTGGGGATTATTATACTGACAATTTGCAACCagttataaagaaaaaggaaccttgCACTCTCAGCCTCCAGATGGGGGCGCACATTGTGGGGGAAGATCCTGGTAGTCACATCTGCCATACTGATATAATTTTCTGTGCAGTGATCACAGCTATTGTCCTGCCTCCAGCAAAATCCTCTAATGATATTATCTCTTAACTCATTACCAAACTAAGATACAGAAAACAGGGATATTATCTGTCAAAAGGATAGTTCAAAGGGCTACTTCACAAAAGGAAAAGTTTAGTGGTAGTTTCATTCACAAGTCTTACCCTTAGAGACTTGTCTACTTTCATTGGACTTAGGATCATTATTAGTCACCATCTGCTTATCACTTAAATGCCAAGAGGCCCCAAGCTTCTAACCTATGTTAATGGCAGAAGCAAAACACCACAGAATCCTATTTAAGCCTAAAAGGTGTTTTGATTTGTAGTTTATCCAAGAGCTTAGTTACTTGTGGTTGTTTTGCTTAATAGGAATTAAAttacttataaaatggaaattctacTGCCCCccaaaatgattatttaaaaatcagacatAAATTGAGGCCCCTTCAAAATGCAAGTTGTATCATTATCATAATCCTATCAAAGTTCGATTATGTAGTTAAGTCacaaaaaatacacatgaaatttAATCAATCGCTACCACAGCTTAAATGTGCCCACGTTCCagtcagaaaagggaaatgacaCTGGTTTTTCTTGTAAATGGTCCACAAAGGTCAGAATAAAAATATCCAAGTTCCCTTTGCAAAAATggtttgtttttgagaaatttgtttctaatttcaCTGAACTACATAAAACACCAGGGCTCAGAGCCTCACGCGAGACTTCCTCGTTTAGCATCAAGAACCCAGTTTCAGACAGACTGTAAATGCAGCATGCAAGCTCTTCTTGGCCTGTACTACTTGGCAAGAAGGCTGGTATTCCCTAAGGAGACCTATAGTCTCAAAATGTTATCTATTTTCTCTCCTGATTATtccaataaagtttaaaaaacactAAACTAACTCCATTTTTGGTTAGTGACATTACTTCAGTTACAATCCATtagtcagaaatgaaaacaatttagtgGGCTACAATGAGCATTAAGAAAAGCtaaaaaggatatttaaaaatacaagtgcACAGCACACAATAAGGGTACGTAGCCTCcaggtactaccgtgtttctccgaaaataagacctagccggacaatcagctctgtcTGCTGATTTCTGGAGCAAaacgtaatataagacccagtcttttacgTTATGTGATGTTATGTTATGATATCACAGGGATATGCTAcattatacctagtcttatattatagtaaaagaagactgggtcttatattaatttttgtttcacaaGACGCATGAGGGCTGAtcgtccagcgaggtcttattttcggggaaacacggtactccaGTCCCTCCCCTTCTGTGCATGTGTGTCCTAGGCATTTCTTCCAGTGCATCAGTCAAAATCGAGAGAGCCCATGACCTGATGGTCCCAGACCGTGACACCCAAGGAATCGGACAGCACCTGAGCTGACGCCTGTGACAAGTTGTCACCCTTTCTCAGTTGCTCAACTAAACATGTACCATAATTCAGCCCGTGGCTGCTTTAGGCCCAACATAAAAGCAACCGATGTGTCAATCTTCACATGCTCACAAATTACTTCCCCTTATTGCATGAACCCTTCCAAGTGCACTTAAGGCAGGTGTCAGATTTCCTGGCTCTTCTCGTCAAGCAGACTCAGGAGTAAATTTAGTACTTAGAAACCAAAGTAGCTCCACttgggagagaaaaatgagagcaCCAAGCAAGCAGTCCTAAGTGACTGATTACTGGGGAACAGGTACAAGTAAGGACTCGGCAGCCAGCAGGAGGCCAGGATCAATGCCAGCACTTTCAGCACAGATAGgacaggggagggagaagagcgTGTTATCGTGGCTCCTGGGAAGACTAAAGGGTAAAGGTGTGTAGTGATATAGAATCTGAGCAGGTCTCTCTGGTTGAGAAACTACCTAGGTTAGCTCAGCACACACTAGCCTGCAGCCTTCTGAAACAGTGCAGGCCAGCCACCTTCTAGGAGATCTCAGCCCTGTAAAGCAAAAAGGGGTAAATTGCGCATTTAATGCAAGTTTTATAAACAACTTCAAATTCACATCTAAATGTTCTGACAGGTACTTACAAGGTGCTCCACTATACATGATGGAAAACAGGTTTACTCCGACCGTGCAGGCATAGAATACTGGCAAAGCTCGCAGACCATTAGGAACTGGATCTGCCTGTAAAATATCATCAAGACCAATAGCTTAAAAGCTGTGAAACTTAATTCGTGATCAGACAGCCTTGTAAAAGGGCAGGTTCAGGAAGCCCAGCGCCAGGAACTTCCCTCCACAGAAGCTCCCAAGGCCGGCCAGGCTTTTTCTGTATTTGCTCCCAGAAGTCTGCCCATCAAGACTATCTCCTACGTCTACCTGCAGTTAggtttgtgtctggcttcttcttttgggtttattttttgcaatttttaacaaGGCTACCTATATCAGTGACtcgtaggcaatcagtttcaacATGCAGTGTTCTAAGGTATCTGTTGTCCAGACGTAAACCTGAGCACACACCTGGGGATGGGCTAGACACTTGTAAGAAATGTCAAGAAGTTGCCTATGAGATGTTAGAACTTCTTACCTGACTTTATATCTGCAAAGATTTCTTAGTAATGCAACATGCAGTAGAACATACCTGTGACAACCAGCTTATCTAACATTTGGTAAGTATACCGTTACTAATTTACCCAAGTACTAGGATACGCAATTGTGTACTAGGTCACTCCTCACTCAACAGAACAAGGCTGTGAGCGCTGAAATCCGGGACTGAATGAGACGAACGTCCTGTCCCCACAGAACAAACACTCGCATCCCAGTGCGGTTTAATGTAGGTGCTGCTGGGTGCTCTGAAGACAACCAAGGGGGAAGAGACAGCGATGGAAGGGGGCAAGGTGGGAGTATCAGGGGAGCAAAAACGGGTATGTAAGTCAACCAGCATGGCTGGAGAAGGAGCCAGCCACCGGCTATCTGGGGGCAGAACATTCCAGACAAAGATgtcagcaagtacaaaggccccgAGGCAAAAACTTGAAATGTttaaggaacagcaaggaggccagtgtgactgggGACAAGAGTTCCACTTATAACAAATGTGTATTAATTCTACAGGAAAACACAGAAGTCAAACACTTAAAGAATGAGAGAGCACGGATCTGAACACACAAAAGGCTAAACTATAAAGATGTTAGGCGAATGTTTAATGCCATGTTGGTCCCAGTCCAGTGGAAAAGCCTggggaagaagagacagaggagaaGACCCAAAAGTGATTCTAAAGCTCTGACAAGAATAAGCAGTAAGTACACTGGAGAAAGGGAGGCAGTGGCTTAAGACCCACGACACGAGAGGAAAGTGAAGGTGCCGTTCGAACCCAACACAGACGGGCCCTCTGACAACTATGCGGAGTCTTAGCAGCCTATCCAGTTTAAAACAATGTTAGAGAAACAGCTAAACTAAACACATCAATAACCTACAGAACCCAGGGCTATTAAGTGTCCCTGAGTAACTCAACAACATGGGCCACACCCCGAGGGCAGCCAGTAACGTCACGAACCTAAGgtgtacatacatttttctcCTACAGGAAGAACGAGCTATGGTTTTAGGAAAACTCTCCAAGGAACCTAAGACACCCCCAATAGCAAAACCCATTAGGGTTCTACGGACACAAGTGGGGGCGTCCCTTAACAGATTTTCAGGTACTATGTGGCATTTTGGTTTCAAATCAAACTGTAATTGGTTGGTCAGAGTTGACAGGAAGTAGCCCACGTATTATTTGTTTCTCTATATAGCCAACTACATACTGAAGTAACCAGTAATAAATTAGCTGGGCACAGCGTAGGGAGTGAATGACACTACTGATAGTTTAAATACTATGACATACAGGcttatggttttaaaaagtcaaagtccACAAGAGTctagaaaacaggaaaaccaTGAGCAGTTATCACCATACGACCCATCTAATGCCCCCTCAAACTTTACCTAGAAAGAGTGTCTCTCATCCTCCCTTTACGTGGGATGGGAAAGGGTCTTCCTAGCCCCTCCTCTTCAACCAGAATAGTTCATGTTTACGTATTCAACGCTGCAGTAAGCTTTGTCTACAGGAAAAGGTTCCTGAGTTTGAAAAGATGTCCTACATACATTCAGCTTGATTCCTACCAGAAAGGAGATGCTGAAAGACCCGTTTTCTTTGACTGGTCTTGAAATACTCAAGAGAAAAACTTCCCCTCGCCTACTTCTGGTCACTGATTACTGTCCCAGTCCTTAAGGAAGTCAGCTCCCCTCCACTCGGCTTTTTCCCATGAGACCATCCAACAGCCTTGGAACAGACACTCAGagaataaaacctttttaaaaaacaattccaatGTTAACTTCCAAAATGGAAAGTTAAGTTGGCAGATTTTAACAGCCAGGACCCCCAAAGGTTACTCGCCTAAGGATGTTTTCTTGAGATTTAAAACCCAACTAAACAGAAATATTCAGACGTGTCACCTGAATACTCGTGTTACTGATAAACTGGGCAgagtgcatgtgtgagtgtgcccggggcggggagtgggggtgTGAGTGGAGATAACGAAAAGTCTCAGTCATATTGTTGCAAACACTGTTTTAGTCCTTCTTGATCACACCCATCCTCATACCCACACAAGGAAGACAGCTAGGAAGTTAACGTACCTAAGAGAAGCTCTCAATAACGGGGGGTAAAAACCCCTGGCCGGCATTCCCCTAGTGAGAGGTCTGAACACCTCACAATCCCTCTTTACACCTCAGAGCACCACCATTCCCCTCCGGGAAAGACAAGTTTGTTCTGTCCTGCAACACACAAAGCTCCTCCAGAACCAGAACCATGTGCTTCCAGTAGGTGAGCAGCAGAGACCCAGTATACAGCTATTAACAGGAATCCCCAAAGGAGCCATATCCATTCTCTGGCTGTGTGGTGTGGAGCAAGCTGTGTGGCTCTAGTAAGAACACTGACAAGCCTGGCTAGGGTCACACGCGACAGCTGTGGGGAGTGCCAGAGTGGGCACAGTCTACCTGCTTGCTGAACAAACACCAAACTGAGCCAGGGACTATCAGTGCACTGCTCATTCAGTCAGATTACACCAGGCTACAGATGTTTCGAGTCTGAGAAGTAGTAAACTGATCTACTGTGCCAGACTCATGGCATGGGAACCAGTGGTCAGGAATCACTTCACCAGGAAGTTCCTACAGAGAAGAGGTGCCAGTCTTTCCCTAGAGAAGCCAGAATGAGACCAAACAACCTCTGGGGATCAAGCTGCGTATCTCCCTTCACTCAGATTTCTACAGTTTAGGTGCATTTTAAGAACCTACAATGGACAGTTAAGAGCCATTCACCTCAGGAAAAGGACAACTTTGTTTCCTGAGAAAGATGCATTTATTCTTGCTGTAAGTCAGTCCAATGACAACACCCCTTGTTGTCCACTTTGGAGCCAGCACCAGACTTCTTAATGAAAGAAATGCTATATCAGTCCCTGAAAAGGGATTTTCAAATGGACAGGAAATGAAATGGCTGTCTAGATTTTTTTGGggccaaataaaaaaaacaaaaactgtcttTACTGGTTCTTTTCACCTATTCTGAAACATCAATCTAGTCACTGTGCGAGGTAGTCCCATCTAGAAGCTTATAAACGGGTTACGATAATCAGCACTATTGAATTTACTATGTGGACCCAAACTACTCCATTCTACTGGCAGCTGAAAAAAAGCCACAGGGGACTTTGTGACTTGCTGAACCCAAAG
This DNA window, taken from Rhinolophus ferrumequinum isolate MPI-CBG mRhiFer1 chromosome 13 unlocalized genomic scaffold, mRhiFer1_v1.p Super_scaffold_3, whole genome shotgun sequence, encodes the following:
- the SLC20A1 gene encoding sodium-dependent phosphate transporter 1 isoform X1 encodes the protein MASTAATLVASTVATAAGPLAISTVATAAGPLVDYLWMLILGFIIAFVLAFSVGANDVANSFGTAVGSGVVTLKQACILASIFETVGSVLLGAKVSETIRKGLIDVEMYNSTQELLMAGSVSAMFGSAVWQLAASFLKLPISGTHCIVGATIGFSLVAKGQEGVKWSELIKIVMSWFISPLLSGIMSGVLFFLVRAFILRKADPVPNGLRALPVFYACTVGVNLFSIMYSGAPLLGFDRLPVWGTVLISVGCALLCALIVWFFVCPRMKRKIEREIKCSPSESPLMEKKNSLKEDHEEAKVSLGDVETRSPAPEVGPATVPLRAVLEERTVSFKLGDLEEVPERPRLPSVDLKEDSSLDGAGNGVARLPGGDLVQLSQAVSSQMSCGHQQYHTVHKDSGLYKELLHKLHLAKVGDCMGDSGDKPLRRNNSYTSYTMAICGMPLDSFRARDAEPRADEVEKLTWPSADGRKRVRMDSYTSYCNAVSDTRSASDVDVSTKAEMGLGDRKGSGSSLEEWSDQDRPQVSLLFQFLQILTACFGSFAHGGNDVSNAIGPLVALYLVYDTGDVSPKVAIPIWLLLYGGIGICIGLWVWGRRVIQTMGKDLTPITPSSGFSIELASALTVVIASNIGLPISTTHCKVGSVVSVGWLRSKKAVDWRLFRNIFMAWFVTVPISGIISAAIMALFKFAILRA
- the SLC20A1 gene encoding sodium-dependent phosphate transporter 1 isoform X2 — its product is MASTAATLVASTVATAAGPLAISTVATAAGPLVDYLWMLILGFIIAFVLAFSVGANDVANSFGTAVGSGVVTLKQACILASIFETVGSVLLGAKVSETIRKGLIDVEMYNSTQELLMAGSVSAMFGSAVWQLAASFLKLPISGTHCIVGATIGFSLVAKGQEGVKWSELIKIVMSWFISPLLSGIMSGVLFFLVRAFILRKADPVPNGLRALPVFYACTVGVNLFSIMYSGAPLLGFDRLPVWGTVLISVGCALLCALIVWFFVCPRMKRKIEREIKCSPSESPLMEKKNSLKEDHEEAKVSLGDVETRSPAPEVGPATVPLRAVLEERTVSFKLGDLEEVPERPRLPSVDLKEDSSLDGAGNGVARLPGGDLVQLSQAVSSQMSCGHQQYHTVHKDSGLYKELLHKLHLAKVGDCMGDSGDKPLRRNNSYTSYTMAICGMPLDSFRARDAEPRADEVEKLTWPSADGRKRVRMDSYTSYCNAVSDTRSASDVDVSTKAEMGLGDRKGSGSSLEEWSDQDRPQVSLLFQFLQILTACFGSFAHGGNDVSNAIGPLVALYLVYDTGDVSPKVAIPIWLLLYGGIGICIGLWVWGRRVIQTMGKDLTPITPSSGFSIELASALTVVIASNIGLPISTTHCKLFSCRMRYLVPNVGLNSGAHLWGSRRKVDSESEFKEVSLRGDPGEVATTTGRK